From the genome of Amycolatopsis granulosa:
GACCAGCAGCGCGACGACCGCCAACAGCGCCAGCCGGAACTGCCCGCCGGTGAGCTGCAGCAGCACCCCGATCACGAGCGCGGTGACCGTGGTGGCGACGAACCCGCCGACGTTGACCACGCCCGTCGCGGTTCCCACCCGGGACAGCGGGTTGTAGTCGCGGGCCAGCGCGAACCCGATCATCGACGCCGGTCCGCCCAGGGACAGGAACGCGAACGCGGGCACGAGCACGCCGACCGGGATCTGCCCCGGCCAGCTCAGCAGCACCGCCCACACCGCCGCGGCACCGGCGAGGTAGGCGAGCACCAGCGGCATCCGCGTGCCCGGCCGGGCGGAGATGACGCTGCCGACCAGCGGACCGCCGATCATCGAGCCGAACACGAACACGGTCAGCAGCGCGCTCGCGGTGGCGGCCGGGCGGCCCTGGCCCTGCACCAGGAACGGCACGCCCCACAACAGGGTCAGCACGTTCGGGGCGAACATCGTGGAGAAGTGCACCCAGAAGCCCAGGCGGGTGCCCGGGACGCGCCAGGCCGTGCGGATCTGGCGCGCCAGCTGCCGCGCGTCGACCGGGCCGGCCTTCGGGGTGGCGCCGGACGGCGTGTCCCGGACCCGGCCGGCGACGACCGCGGCGTAGACCGCGGTGATCAGGCCGGCCGCGAGGAACGTCGGCGTCCAGCCCGGACCCGCGAGCAGCAGGGTGAGCGGAACGGTCGCGGCGAGGTTGCCGAGGAAGCCGATCGCGGTGGTGAAGCTGGTGACGACGGCGTACTGGCGGCCCGGGAAGTGCGCGGCGATCAGGCGCAGCACGCTGACGAACGTGAGCGCGTCGCCGAACCCGAGCACCCCGCGGGCGAGCAGGCCCAGCGCATAGCTGCCGGCGAGGGCGACCAGGACCTGGCCCAGGCCGAGGAAGAGCAGCGCGGCGGTGAGCACCTTGCGCGGGCCGAAGCGGTCGACGAGGACACCGGTCGGGATCTGCATCGCGGCGTAGACGCCGACCTGCAGGACGGTGAACGTGGACAGTGCGGCGGCGCCGACCCCGAACCGGTCGGCGGCTTCCAGGCCGGCGACCCCGAACGAGGTGCGGTGGAAGACGGAGAGGAGGTAGACGATGGCGGCGGTGAACCAGATGAGCCACGACCGGCGGCTGGCCTTGCCGGTCACGGGTGCCTGCTGCGGCGGCACGAGGAATTCCTCCCGAGGGTTGGACGGCGAAACGGCACGGGGACGCCCGCATCGCCGTCCCGGGAGTGATATCGCCGATGCCGGGCCGATACTTACCCGTTACCGGGGTGTTTTCAGCCACAGGGCGTAGCGGGATCACCCGATCGCCCCAGTCCGTCGGGCGCGAACCGCCCGCCGGCGAGGCATCACCGCACCGCGCCGAGCACCGTCCACCGGTCCGAGCGCCAGCGGGCCACCACGGCGGACAGGCGCAGCACCATGAACAGCGACAGCCCGGTCCAGATGCCGGTCAGCCCCCAGCCCAGGCCGAGCGACGCCCAGACCAGTGGCAGGAACCCGAGGGCGGCGCTGGCCAGCGTCGCGGTGCGGAGGAAGGCCGCGTCGCCCGCGCCGAGGAGCACCCCGTCCAGCGCGAACACCACCCCGGCGACCGGCTGCAGGGCCACGAAGAACCACCAGGCGTGCGGCACCTCACCCAGCACCCCCGGGTCCGAGGTGAACGCGTGCGGCAGTACCGGCGAGACCACCGCGAACACCACCCCGAGCACGCAGCCCATGACGAGCCCGTACCGGGTGATCTGCCCGGCCACCCCGCGCGCCTGCCGCGCCGATCCCGCCCCCAGCGCCGCACCAACCAGCGACTGGGCGGCGATCGCGACCGAATCGAGCACGAGTGAGAGGAACGTCCACAACTGGAGCACGATCTGGTGCGCCCCGACAGCGTCGGTCGAGGTACGGGCCGCCACGGCCGCGGCGGACACGAAGCACGCCTGGAACGCGAGGCTGCGCAGCACCAGGTCGCGGCCCAGGCCGAGCT
Proteins encoded in this window:
- a CDS encoding MFS transporter, whose translation is MTGKASRRSWLIWFTAAIVYLLSVFHRTSFGVAGLEAADRFGVGAAALSTFTVLQVGVYAAMQIPTGVLVDRFGPRKVLTAALLFLGLGQVLVALAGSYALGLLARGVLGFGDALTFVSVLRLIAAHFPGRQYAVVTSFTTAIGFLGNLAATVPLTLLLAGPGWTPTFLAAGLITAVYAAVVAGRVRDTPSGATPKAGPVDARQLARQIRTAWRVPGTRLGFWVHFSTMFAPNVLTLLWGVPFLVQGQGRPAATASALLTVFVFGSMIGGPLVGSVISARPGTRMPLVLAYLAGAAAVWAVLLSWPGQIPVGVLVPAFAFLSLGGPASMIGFALARDYNPLSRVGTATGVVNVGGFVATTVTALVIGVLLQLTGGQFRLALLAVVALLVLGTSRMLVWWLRARAELFAAQERGEQVPVQVRRHVWDAATRKVPAPA